In the Theobroma cacao cultivar B97-61/B2 chromosome 1, Criollo_cocoa_genome_V2, whole genome shotgun sequence genome, one interval contains:
- the LOC18613491 gene encoding BTB/POZ domain-containing protein At1g03010 isoform X1, protein MGVVTVAELKPSISGKRSFRPSSSIRHATEWPISDVSSDLTIEVGASSFALHKFPLVSRSGRIRKLLIDAKDAKISRVNISSVPGGPEAFELAAKFCYGINVEITLSNVAMLRCASHFLEMTEEFAEKNLEARTEAYLKDMVLPNISSSISVLHRCESLLPISEEINLVNRLINAIANNACKEQLTSGLLKLDHNYPSKAMPNMEPETPSDWWGKSLAVLNLDFFQRVLSAVKSKGLKQDMISKILINYTHNSLQGLVVRDPHLVKGSLLDLELQKKQRVIVEAMVSLLPTQSRKSSVPMAFLSSLLKAAIASSASTSCRSDLERRIGLQLDQAILEDILIPANSHGNNHTTMYDTESILRIFSIFLNLDEDDDEDNPLRDESEMAYDFDSPGSPKQSSILKVSKLLDTYLAEVALDPNLLPSKFIALAELLPDHARIVSDGLYRAVDIFLKVHPNIKDSERYRLCKTIDCQKLSQEACSHAAQNERLPVQMAVQVLYFEQIRLRNAMSGGHNQFFFGAINGQFPQRSSSGAGSGAISPRDNYASVRRENRELKLEVARMRMRLTDLEKDHVSMKQELVRTHPANKLFKSFTKKLSKLNSLFRINNLKPIGGKANSESRFLFQRRRRHSVS, encoded by the exons ATGGGTGTTGTTACTGTTGCAGAATTGAAACCAAGTATATCTGGGAAGAGATCTTTTCGTCCAAGTTCCAGTATAAGGCATGCTACTGAGTG GCCTATTTCTGATGTTTCTAGTGATCTTACGATTGAGGTAGGAGCATCAAGCTTTGCACTTCACAAG ttcCCTCTAGTTTCTCGGAGTGGAAGAATCCGGAAGCTGTTGATTGATGCAAAAGATGCAAAAATTTCACGCGTAAATATCTCTTCTGTTCCGGGTGGACCAGAGGCATTTGAGCTAGCTGCAAAGTTCTGCTATGGAATAAATGTTGAGATTACTCTATCAAACGTTGCAATGTTAAGATGTGCATCACATTTCCTGGAAATGACAGAAGAGTTTGCAGAGAAGAATCTTGAAGCTCGTACAGAAGCTTATTTGAAGGACATGGTACTCCCAAATATCTCAAGCTCAATATCTGTTCTTCACCGTTGTGAAAGCCTCTTGCCTATATCTGAAGAGATCAACCTGGTTAACAGACTTATCAATGCAATTGCGAATAATGCATGCAAAGAGCAGCTCACTTCTGGCTTATTGAAACTTGATCACAACTATCCATCAAAAGCTATGCCAAACATGGAACCAGAAACACCGTCCGACTGGTGGGGAAAGTCTCTGGCAGTTCTTAATCTTGATTTCTTCCAACGAGTTTTATCGGCTGTAAAGTCAAAGGGTCTAAAACAGGACATGATCagcaaaattttgataaattatacCCATAATTCTCTTCAAGGTCTGGTTGTCAGGGACCCTCACTTGGTAAAGGGAAGCCTATTGGATTTGGAGctgcaaaagaaacaaagggTAATTGTTGAAGCCATGGTTAGCTTACTGCCAACTCAATCAAGGAAGAGCTCAGTTCCCATGGCGTTTCTCTCCAGTTTATTGAAAGCTGCAATAGCCTCATCAGCATCCACTTCTTGCAGATCTGATTTGGAGAGGCGGATTGGTCTGCAACTAGACCAAGCAATTCTTGAAGACATCTTAATACCAGCCAATTCACATGGAAACAATCATACAACCATGTATGATACAGAGTCAATCCTGAGGATCTTCTCCATTTTTCTAAACTTGgatgaggatgatgatgaggaTAATCCCTTGAGGGATGAAAGTGAAATGGCATATGATTTTGACAGCCCCGGATCTCCCAAACAAAGTTCAATCCTCAAAGTATCTAAGTTACTGGACACTTATCTTGCAGAAGTTGCACTAGACCCAAACTTGTTGCCATCAAAATTCATAGCACTAGCAGAACTGCTTCCAGACCATGCTCGCATTGTTAGCGATGGATTATACAGAGCTGTTGATATCTTCCTCAAA GTTCATCCGAACATAAAGGATTCTGAACGCTACAGACTATGCAAGACCATAGACTGTCAGAAACTATCTCAAGAAGCCTGTAGCCATGCAGCACAGAACGAAAGGTTACCAGTGCAGATGGCCGTCCAAGTGTTATATTTTGAGCAAATCAGGCTTCGGAATGCAATGAGTGGAGGCCACAATCAGTTCTTCTTTGGTGCAATCAACGGTCAGTTCCCTCAACGTTCAAGCAGCGGTGCAGGAAGTGGAGCCATCTCACCAAGAGACAACTATGCATCAGTGAGAAGAGAGAACCGAGAACTGAAGCTTGAAGTTGCAAGAATGAGAATGAGGCTAACCGACTTAGAGAAGGACCATGTTTCCATGAAACAAGAGTTGGTTAGGACTCATCCTGCTAACAAATTATTCAAATCATTCACCAAGAAATTAAGTAAGCTCAACTCCCTATTCAGGATCAACAATCTGAAGCCTATAGGAGGTAAAGCCAATTCAGAATCTCGATTCTTGTTCCAAAGGCGAAGGCGTCACTCGGTATCGTGA
- the LOC18613490 gene encoding uncharacterized protein LOC18613490 yields MRASFSQLGNVLPIPKLFRKLEQEMETVIKVLQPGPLGIIEHKFSADEICEANATVRRAVENWRRNAIVEQRNSVLKVYFHR; encoded by the exons ATGCGCGCATCATTTTCTCAGTTGGGCAACGTCTTGCCCATCCCTAAGCTTTTCCG GAAATTGGAGCAAGAAATGGAAACTGTAATCAAAGTATTACAACCTGGACCTTTGGGAATCATCGAGCACAAATTCTCCGCCGACGAAATTTGCGAGGCAAACGCCACGGTTCGTAGAGCCGTCGAGAATTGGCGGAGGAATGCAATTGTAGAGCAAAGAAACAGCGTTTTGAAAGTTTATTTTCACAGGTGA
- the LOC18613492 gene encoding zinc finger CCCH domain-containing protein 32, protein MELYGRNPGRNGSQSGHQPEWSPAGPETGLEESMWQLSLRGTESYPERPGVPDCVYYMRTGFCGYGNRCRYNHPRNRAAVEAAVRATGEYPERPGEPACQFYLKTGTCKFGASCKFHHPKHGGGSFSHVPLNIYGYPLRPGEKECSYYLKTGQCKFGITCKFHHPQPAGTSMPASAPQFYQPVQSPSVPMPEQYGGASTSVRVARPPLLPGSYVQGAYGPVLFSPGVVPIPGWSHYSAPVSPVLSPGAQPAVGATSLYGLTQLSSSTPSLAGPYSSVPSSTGPASSNQKEQTFPERPGEPECQYYLRTGDCKFGSSCRYHHPRDRVVPRTNCVLSPMGLPLRPGVQPCSFYLQNGHCKFGSTCKFDHPMGTMRYSPSASSLIDMPVAPYPVGSLLATLAPSSSSSELRPELISGSKKDSYLSRIPSSASTSSSSVGLIFSQTGSVPLSDLQLSSQSSVPLSSSRSTRQGGEVRRSN, encoded by the exons ATGGAGTTGTACGGTCGCAACCCGGGGCGGAATGGGTCGCAGTCGGGTCACCAGCCCGAGTGGAGCCCCGCCGGTCCTGAAACCGGCCTCGAAG AATCGATGTGGCAATTGTCGTTGAGGGGCACCGAATCCTACCCGGAACGGCCTGGGGTACCCGACTGTGTTTACTACATGCGAACCGGGTTCTGTGGATACGGGAATAGGTGCCGTTACAATCACCCTCGCAACCGCGCTGCG GTTGAGGCCGCTGTAAGAGCTACAGGGGAGTACCCTGAACGACCAGGGGAACCCGCATGTCAg TTTTATTTGAAAACTGGGACCTGTAAATTTGGTGCATCCTGTAAGTTCCACCATCCAAAACATGGAGGCGGATCCTTCAGCCATGTTCCATTGAATATATATGGATACCCATTACGACCG GGTGAGAAAGAATGCTCCTACTATTTGAAAACGGGGCAATGCAAATTTGGTATTACTTGTAAATTCCATCATCCTCAACCAGCTGGCACATCAATGCCAGCATCTGCACCTCAGTTTTATCAGCCGGTGCAGTCTCCTTCAGTCCCTATGCCTGAACAGTATGGGGGGGCATCCACCAGTGTGAGAGTGGCAAGGCCTCCACTATTACCTGGTTCATATGTTCAAGGGGCTTATGGTCCTGTACTGTTTTCCCCAGGAGTGGTTCCTATTCCGGGTTGGAGTCACTACTCG GCGCCTGTAAGCCCAGTACTCTCTCCTGGTGCACAACCTGCTGTTGGAGCAACTTCTCTCTATGGACTAACGCAGCTATCTTCTTCAACACCTTCACTTGCAGGACCTTATTCCTCCGTGCCTTCTTCTACTGGCCCTGCAAGCAGTAACCAGAAGGAGCAAACATTTCCGGAGAGACCTGGTGAACCTGAATGCCAATACTATTTGAGGACTGGTGACTGTAAATTTGGATCATCTTGTAGGTATCATCATCCTAGAGACAGGGTTGTGCCACGAACAAATTGTGTCCTCAGCCCAATGGGACTTCCTTTACGTCCA GGGGTGCAGCCTTGTTCTTTTTACTTGCAGAATGGGCACTGCAAGTTTGGGTCCACATGCAAATTTGATCATCCGATGGGAACGATGAGATATAGTCCTTCAGCATCATCTCTCATTGATATGCCGGTCGCTCCCTATCCAGTTGGGTCTTTGCTGGCTACATTGGCcccttcttcctcttcttctgaATTGCGACCTGAGCTGATTTCAGGGTCTAAAAAGGATTCTTATTTGAGCAGAATTCCTTCTTCTGCAAGCACATCTAGTAGTTCagttggtttgattttttcgCAGACAGGTTCTGTTCCCCTTTCAGATTTGCAGCTTTCAAGTCAGAGTTCTGTTCCTTTAAGCAGTAGCAGAAGCACAAGACAGGGTGGTGAGGTTCGTCGCTCGAATTGA
- the LOC18613491 gene encoding BTB/POZ domain-containing protein At1g03010 isoform X2, producing the protein MGSSMGMQVHGRRNNMISKLLALTNLPISDVSSDLTIEVGASSFALHKFPLVSRSGRIRKLLIDAKDAKISRVNISSVPGGPEAFELAAKFCYGINVEITLSNVAMLRCASHFLEMTEEFAEKNLEARTEAYLKDMVLPNISSSISVLHRCESLLPISEEINLVNRLINAIANNACKEQLTSGLLKLDHNYPSKAMPNMEPETPSDWWGKSLAVLNLDFFQRVLSAVKSKGLKQDMISKILINYTHNSLQGLVVRDPHLVKGSLLDLELQKKQRVIVEAMVSLLPTQSRKSSVPMAFLSSLLKAAIASSASTSCRSDLERRIGLQLDQAILEDILIPANSHGNNHTTMYDTESILRIFSIFLNLDEDDDEDNPLRDESEMAYDFDSPGSPKQSSILKVSKLLDTYLAEVALDPNLLPSKFIALAELLPDHARIVSDGLYRAVDIFLKVHPNIKDSERYRLCKTIDCQKLSQEACSHAAQNERLPVQMAVQVLYFEQIRLRNAMSGGHNQFFFGAINGQFPQRSSSGAGSGAISPRDNYASVRRENRELKLEVARMRMRLTDLEKDHVSMKQELVRTHPANKLFKSFTKKLSKLNSLFRINNLKPIGGKANSESRFLFQRRRRHSVS; encoded by the exons ATGGGTTCAAGCATGGGAATGCAGGTCCATGGCAGAAGGAACAATATGATATCTAAATTATTGGCACTAACGAACTT GCCTATTTCTGATGTTTCTAGTGATCTTACGATTGAGGTAGGAGCATCAAGCTTTGCACTTCACAAG ttcCCTCTAGTTTCTCGGAGTGGAAGAATCCGGAAGCTGTTGATTGATGCAAAAGATGCAAAAATTTCACGCGTAAATATCTCTTCTGTTCCGGGTGGACCAGAGGCATTTGAGCTAGCTGCAAAGTTCTGCTATGGAATAAATGTTGAGATTACTCTATCAAACGTTGCAATGTTAAGATGTGCATCACATTTCCTGGAAATGACAGAAGAGTTTGCAGAGAAGAATCTTGAAGCTCGTACAGAAGCTTATTTGAAGGACATGGTACTCCCAAATATCTCAAGCTCAATATCTGTTCTTCACCGTTGTGAAAGCCTCTTGCCTATATCTGAAGAGATCAACCTGGTTAACAGACTTATCAATGCAATTGCGAATAATGCATGCAAAGAGCAGCTCACTTCTGGCTTATTGAAACTTGATCACAACTATCCATCAAAAGCTATGCCAAACATGGAACCAGAAACACCGTCCGACTGGTGGGGAAAGTCTCTGGCAGTTCTTAATCTTGATTTCTTCCAACGAGTTTTATCGGCTGTAAAGTCAAAGGGTCTAAAACAGGACATGATCagcaaaattttgataaattatacCCATAATTCTCTTCAAGGTCTGGTTGTCAGGGACCCTCACTTGGTAAAGGGAAGCCTATTGGATTTGGAGctgcaaaagaaacaaagggTAATTGTTGAAGCCATGGTTAGCTTACTGCCAACTCAATCAAGGAAGAGCTCAGTTCCCATGGCGTTTCTCTCCAGTTTATTGAAAGCTGCAATAGCCTCATCAGCATCCACTTCTTGCAGATCTGATTTGGAGAGGCGGATTGGTCTGCAACTAGACCAAGCAATTCTTGAAGACATCTTAATACCAGCCAATTCACATGGAAACAATCATACAACCATGTATGATACAGAGTCAATCCTGAGGATCTTCTCCATTTTTCTAAACTTGgatgaggatgatgatgaggaTAATCCCTTGAGGGATGAAAGTGAAATGGCATATGATTTTGACAGCCCCGGATCTCCCAAACAAAGTTCAATCCTCAAAGTATCTAAGTTACTGGACACTTATCTTGCAGAAGTTGCACTAGACCCAAACTTGTTGCCATCAAAATTCATAGCACTAGCAGAACTGCTTCCAGACCATGCTCGCATTGTTAGCGATGGATTATACAGAGCTGTTGATATCTTCCTCAAA GTTCATCCGAACATAAAGGATTCTGAACGCTACAGACTATGCAAGACCATAGACTGTCAGAAACTATCTCAAGAAGCCTGTAGCCATGCAGCACAGAACGAAAGGTTACCAGTGCAGATGGCCGTCCAAGTGTTATATTTTGAGCAAATCAGGCTTCGGAATGCAATGAGTGGAGGCCACAATCAGTTCTTCTTTGGTGCAATCAACGGTCAGTTCCCTCAACGTTCAAGCAGCGGTGCAGGAAGTGGAGCCATCTCACCAAGAGACAACTATGCATCAGTGAGAAGAGAGAACCGAGAACTGAAGCTTGAAGTTGCAAGAATGAGAATGAGGCTAACCGACTTAGAGAAGGACCATGTTTCCATGAAACAAGAGTTGGTTAGGACTCATCCTGCTAACAAATTATTCAAATCATTCACCAAGAAATTAAGTAAGCTCAACTCCCTATTCAGGATCAACAATCTGAAGCCTATAGGAGGTAAAGCCAATTCAGAATCTCGATTCTTGTTCCAAAGGCGAAGGCGTCACTCGGTATCGTGA